A genome region from Natronosalvus rutilus includes the following:
- a CDS encoding bacterio-opsin activator domain-containing protein — MSINSDSHAVLIASSTDDEALVDEVADDIDRPVRTVTSSEACRRLLEDGTEQFPVVVVCARDESWVRSMLETLTDGFDRRRTIVVSPKGSDRIATAAIRGGADDYVPASSLGAIDDRVETHWERALEDTGSPRPVTTAAELLATTLPDEVFVIGADGTYLDANVRPDAADLYTIASTEFVGQTLWNAFPDPQANRLHEAVTAALENDAIEHVEYETNTTEGVRLYEARVAPIDLRSADQRAVIWLARDVTERANREEALRQRRDQLELLNRINAVVRRIIETLVEAPTQSAVEDAVCEQLVASDLYCGAWISRPSGNDDVVYQTGCGDVESYLERIQEIDLDADPDRPIVRAMRESSIQSSNNLSERSSLPNPLKEAAREHGIESALAVPLAHGDSVYGVLTVLARRADAFGEREEDAFRLLGETIGFAINAIKNRRLLFADSVTVLEFRIGGGDSFSFDLSEQYDCTCTLEWSGATAAGRTYQYVTVEGLDGTTVHDEATAHPTVEECRLIHDGDDQATIEIRLSESAVRTLTGYGATVRDVIVEDGVGHLTAEVSRETDTREMVEAMKRIYTQTELVSKREADRPVMTARDRRNRIADRLTDRQLTALRLGYYGGYFDWPRGSTGEEIAESMGIAAPTMHQHLRRGLQEILRDFFDEDGTD; from the coding sequence ATGTCGATCAACTCCGATTCACACGCAGTCCTCATCGCCTCATCGACGGACGACGAGGCGCTCGTCGACGAAGTCGCTGACGATATCGACCGGCCGGTTCGAACCGTCACCTCGAGCGAGGCATGTCGTCGGCTTCTCGAGGACGGCACCGAACAGTTTCCGGTGGTCGTCGTCTGCGCTCGCGACGAGTCGTGGGTTCGGTCGATGCTCGAGACACTGACGGACGGATTTGACCGTCGACGAACGATCGTCGTCTCGCCGAAGGGATCCGACCGGATCGCGACCGCCGCGATTCGGGGCGGTGCCGACGATTACGTTCCCGCGTCGTCGCTCGGGGCGATCGACGACCGGGTAGAGACCCACTGGGAGCGCGCTCTCGAGGACACCGGCTCGCCCCGTCCCGTCACGACGGCTGCCGAATTGCTCGCGACGACGTTGCCCGACGAGGTCTTCGTGATCGGAGCGGACGGAACCTACCTCGACGCGAACGTCCGACCCGATGCAGCCGACCTCTACACAATCGCTTCGACAGAGTTCGTCGGACAGACGTTGTGGAACGCGTTTCCGGACCCGCAGGCGAATCGCTTACACGAGGCGGTCACGGCAGCTCTCGAGAACGACGCCATCGAACACGTCGAGTACGAGACGAATACGACTGAAGGCGTGCGGCTGTACGAGGCGCGTGTCGCCCCGATCGACCTGCGCTCGGCCGATCAGCGAGCCGTGATCTGGCTGGCGCGCGACGTCACCGAACGGGCGAATAGGGAGGAAGCGCTTCGACAGCGCCGGGATCAACTCGAGTTGCTCAACCGGATCAACGCCGTCGTCCGGCGTATCATCGAGACGCTCGTCGAAGCGCCGACGCAGTCAGCCGTCGAGGACGCCGTCTGCGAACAGCTCGTCGCCTCCGACCTCTACTGCGGGGCGTGGATCTCACGACCCTCCGGGAACGACGACGTGGTCTACCAGACGGGGTGTGGCGACGTCGAGTCCTATCTCGAGCGAATTCAGGAGATTGACCTCGACGCAGATCCCGACCGGCCTATCGTCCGTGCGATGCGGGAGAGCTCGATTCAGTCGAGCAACAACCTGTCAGAACGTTCGAGCCTACCCAATCCTCTCAAAGAGGCTGCCCGCGAACACGGCATCGAATCGGCCCTGGCGGTCCCGCTCGCCCACGGTGACAGCGTGTACGGCGTACTGACCGTACTGGCTCGTCGAGCGGACGCGTTCGGCGAGCGCGAAGAGGACGCCTTTCGGCTCCTCGGCGAGACGATCGGCTTCGCCATCAATGCGATCAAGAACCGCCGGCTGCTGTTCGCCGATTCCGTGACGGTCCTCGAGTTCCGGATCGGGGGCGGCGACTCGTTCTCGTTCGACCTCTCAGAGCAGTACGACTGCACGTGTACCCTCGAGTGGTCGGGAGCGACGGCCGCCGGTCGAACCTACCAGTACGTGACGGTCGAGGGACTCGACGGGACGACGGTGCACGACGAGGCGACCGCCCATCCCACTGTCGAGGAGTGTCGGCTCATCCACGACGGCGACGACCAGGCAACGATCGAGATCCGACTCTCGGAATCCGCGGTTCGAACGCTCACTGGTTACGGGGCGACGGTGCGCGACGTCATCGTCGAGGACGGCGTCGGGCACCTGACGGCCGAGGTCTCCCGGGAGACCGATACGCGCGAGATGGTCGAGGCGATGAAGCGGATCTACACACAGACCGAACTCGTCTCCAAACGCGAGGCCGACCGGCCGGTGATGACCGCCCGCGACCGACGCAATCGAATCGCCGACCGGCTCACGGATCGCCAGCTCACGGCGCTTCGACTGGGATACTACGGCGGCTACTTCGACTGGCCGCGCGGAAGTACGGGCGAAGAGATCGCCGAATCGATGGGAATCGCCGCGCCGACGATGCATCAGCACCTCCGGCGGGGCTTACAGGAAATTCTCCGGGACTTCTTCGACGAAGACGGGACCGACTAG
- the acs gene encoding acetate--CoA ligase, which produces MAEEPDTDEGTELEARLAEGETYEPPASFVEQANVSDPEIYEEFEENWPACWERAADMLSWNQAYDTVLEDDDAPFYRWFTGGELNASYNCLDRHVEDGAKNRAAIKWEGELGETRTYTYSDLLYEVEAFAASLRELGVEEDDVVTLYLPMIPELPIAMLACARIGAPHSVVFAGFSADALATRMNAADSEYLVTCDGYYRRGDPLNHKEKADKGLRGVDHDVETVVVDRLGDELNHFLGASAHDYEELVSEHEGESVEPVSRDAEDMLFLMYTSGTTGQPKGVKHTTGGYLSYAAWTSHAVLDVKPEDTYWCAADIGWITGHSYIVYGPLALGTTTVMYEGTPDYPEKDRLWDLVEKNDVDIFYTAPTAIRAFMKWGKQYPDQHDLSSLRLLGTVGEPINPRAWQWYYDHIGDGECPIVDTWWQTETGGMMITTLPGVGEMKPGSAGPPLPGIDARIVDASGDQVEAGNAGYLTVNNPWPGMLRTLYRNDERFLSEYWQEYSDEEADEWVYFPEDGAKIDEDGYITILGRVDDVINVSGHRLGTMEIESAIVGVEGVAEAAVVGGDHEIKGEAVYAYVILEDDADATDSMRDRIIEGVEDAIGPIARPEEVIVTPELPKTRSGKIMRRLLEDIASGNELGNTSTLRNPEVVEDIAAQVGND; this is translated from the coding sequence ATGGCCGAGGAACCAGATACCGACGAGGGAACCGAACTCGAGGCGCGGTTGGCCGAGGGGGAGACCTACGAGCCGCCGGCGTCGTTCGTCGAGCAAGCGAACGTGAGCGACCCCGAGATTTACGAGGAGTTCGAGGAGAACTGGCCGGCGTGCTGGGAGCGCGCTGCAGACATGCTCTCCTGGAACCAGGCGTACGACACCGTACTCGAGGACGACGACGCGCCGTTCTATCGGTGGTTCACCGGCGGCGAACTCAACGCCTCCTACAACTGTCTGGATCGCCACGTCGAAGACGGTGCGAAGAATCGCGCGGCGATCAAGTGGGAGGGCGAGTTGGGCGAGACGCGAACCTACACCTACAGCGACCTGCTGTACGAGGTCGAGGCGTTCGCCGCCTCGTTGCGAGAGTTGGGCGTCGAAGAGGACGACGTCGTCACCCTCTACCTGCCGATGATCCCCGAGTTGCCCATCGCGATGCTGGCGTGTGCTCGTATCGGCGCACCGCACTCGGTGGTGTTCGCTGGCTTCTCGGCTGATGCGCTCGCGACGCGGATGAACGCAGCCGACAGCGAGTACCTCGTCACCTGCGACGGCTACTACCGCCGCGGCGACCCGTTGAACCACAAGGAGAAGGCGGACAAGGGGCTTCGCGGCGTAGATCACGACGTCGAGACGGTGGTCGTCGACCGCCTCGGCGACGAACTGAACCACTTCCTCGGGGCCAGCGCCCACGATTACGAGGAACTGGTCAGCGAACACGAGGGCGAATCGGTCGAGCCGGTCTCGAGAGACGCCGAAGACATGCTGTTCCTGATGTACACCTCGGGGACGACCGGCCAGCCAAAGGGGGTGAAACACACCACGGGGGGCTACCTGTCGTACGCCGCCTGGACCTCTCACGCGGTCCTGGACGTCAAGCCCGAGGACACCTACTGGTGTGCGGCGGACATCGGCTGGATCACCGGCCACAGCTACATCGTGTATGGCCCGCTCGCGCTGGGCACGACCACCGTGATGTACGAGGGGACGCCCGACTACCCCGAGAAAGATCGGCTCTGGGACCTCGTCGAGAAGAACGACGTCGACATCTTCTACACCGCGCCCACCGCTATCCGCGCGTTCATGAAGTGGGGCAAACAGTATCCCGACCAGCACGACCTCTCGAGTCTGCGCCTCCTCGGGACCGTGGGCGAACCGATCAACCCCCGCGCCTGGCAGTGGTACTACGACCACATCGGCGACGGCGAGTGCCCCATCGTCGACACCTGGTGGCAGACCGAAACTGGGGGCATGATGATCACCACGCTCCCTGGCGTCGGCGAGATGAAACCCGGATCGGCCGGGCCGCCGTTGCCCGGCATCGACGCCCGAATCGTCGACGCCAGCGGCGATCAGGTCGAGGCGGGCAACGCCGGCTACCTCACCGTGAATAACCCCTGGCCGGGGATGCTCAGAACGCTCTACCGGAACGACGAACGCTTCCTCTCGGAGTACTGGCAGGAGTACTCCGACGAGGAGGCCGACGAGTGGGTGTACTTCCCCGAAGACGGCGCGAAAATCGACGAGGATGGCTACATCACCATCCTCGGCCGGGTCGACGACGTCATCAACGTCTCCGGGCACCGCCTGGGGACGATGGAAATCGAGAGCGCCATCGTCGGCGTCGAGGGCGTCGCGGAAGCCGCCGTCGTCGGCGGCGACCACGAAATCAAAGGCGAAGCCGTCTACGCCTACGTCATCCTCGAGGACGATGCCGACGCGACCGACTCGATGCGCGACCGGATTATCGAGGGGGTAGAGGACGCCATCGGGCCCATCGCCCGACCCGAGGAGGTCATCGTCACACCCGAACTCCCGAAAACTCGGTCGGGCAAGATCATGCGCCGGTTGCTCGAGGACATCGCCTCGGGCAACGAACTCGGCAACACCTCGACCCTCCGAAACCCGGAGGTCGTCGAGGACATCGCTGCCCAGGTTGGGAACGACTGA
- the hutI gene encoding imidazolonepropionase, translated as MVDVSRDTGALESEGHTTVVYGASELVVGPTADEAASQDGNGNRNGSADDGATLETIENGAFVAVDGEVVAVGPTDEIVREHPPENADTAVDASGRAVVPGFVDPHTHAVFAGDRSDEFEAKLEGTSYQELLAQGGGILRTVRATREASLDRLVENLLGHLDVMLAHGSTTVEVKSGYGLETETELRMLEAIDAANERHSVDLVSTYLGAHAVPEGADADEYVDAVVDEQLPAVAEQGIARYCDVFCEEGAFSVDQSRRVLEAGLEHGLEPKVHAEELSHLGGTQLAADLETASADHLLYATREDVDALVEAGTVPVLLPGTAFGLGEAYADAETMLEAGAPVAIATDFNPNCYSRSMEFVQTLACVEMGMTPAEALLGATRNAARAVGATDGTGTLAVGAPADALVLEAPRYAHLAYRFDTTAVETVLKRGQVVVENGTALKEVRSS; from the coding sequence GTGGTCGACGTGAGTCGCGATACGGGCGCTCTCGAGTCCGAGGGCCACACCACTGTCGTCTACGGCGCGAGCGAATTGGTGGTCGGCCCGACAGCGGACGAAGCCGCGAGCCAGGACGGAAATGGAAACCGGAACGGAAGCGCGGACGACGGAGCGACCCTCGAAACCATCGAGAACGGCGCGTTCGTCGCCGTCGACGGCGAAGTCGTCGCCGTCGGCCCCACGGACGAAATCGTTCGAGAACACCCGCCAGAGAACGCCGACACGGCCGTCGACGCGAGCGGCCGAGCGGTCGTTCCCGGATTCGTCGACCCACACACCCACGCGGTCTTTGCCGGGGACCGCTCCGACGAGTTCGAGGCCAAACTCGAGGGGACGAGCTACCAGGAGCTGCTCGCGCAGGGCGGCGGTATTCTTCGAACCGTGCGAGCGACGCGCGAGGCGAGTCTCGATCGTCTCGTCGAGAACCTGCTCGGCCACCTCGACGTCATGCTCGCCCACGGGTCGACGACCGTCGAGGTCAAGTCCGGCTACGGACTCGAGACCGAGACCGAGTTGCGAATGCTCGAGGCCATCGACGCCGCGAACGAGCGCCACTCCGTCGACCTCGTGTCGACCTATCTCGGCGCCCACGCGGTTCCGGAGGGCGCCGACGCCGACGAGTACGTCGACGCCGTCGTCGACGAGCAACTGCCCGCGGTGGCCGAGCAGGGAATCGCCCGCTACTGCGATGTCTTCTGCGAAGAGGGCGCGTTCTCCGTCGACCAGTCGCGACGGGTGCTCGAGGCCGGTCTCGAACACGGCCTCGAACCGAAGGTCCACGCCGAGGAACTGTCCCACCTGGGCGGGACGCAACTCGCGGCCGACCTCGAGACTGCAAGCGCGGACCACCTGCTCTACGCAACCCGCGAGGACGTCGATGCGCTCGTCGAGGCCGGAACGGTTCCCGTCCTCCTTCCCGGCACCGCGTTCGGCCTCGGGGAGGCCTACGCCGACGCTGAGACGATGCTCGAGGCCGGCGCCCCGGTGGCAATCGCGACCGACTTCAACCCGAACTGCTACTCACGGAGCATGGAGTTCGTCCAGACGCTCGCGTGCGTCGAGATGGGAATGACGCCCGCAGAGGCACTGCTGGGTGCGACCAGGAACGCGGCCAGAGCGGTCGGCGCGACGGACGGGACGGGCACCCTCGCGGTCGGCGCCCCCGCCGACGCGCTCGTGCTCGAGGCGCCGCGCTACGCCCACCTCGCCTATCGGTTCGACACGACGGCCGTAGAGACGGTGCTGAAGCGAGGGCAGGTCGTCGTGGAAAACGGCACGGCGCTCAAGGAGGTGCGTTCGTCGTGA
- the hutH gene encoding histidine ammonia-lyase, translating to MTDDDSGPVELDGRSLTPEDVVAVARDGVPVTITEDARERVRVSRERVEDVIESGEPVYGLNTGFGELVDERIPPDQIERLQTNLLRSHAAGAGRECTREEVRAMMVSRVNALVAGYSGVREVVVDHLVTLLNEDVQPVVRSRGSLGASGDLAPLAHLSLVLIGEGEAILRDDDGPMRVDGEMALEAVGLEPLSLAPKEGLALINGTQLTVGLAAMLVVDGERLLRASDAAGALTTEVTLGTTATSDAAIHDVRPHVGQQRSAAAVRALTADSDVVEAHRNCDRVQDAYSLRCLPQVHGAVRDAFAHLREAVAVELNSATDNPLVFSAADADDRASGTDRAAVISGGNFHGQPLALRLEYARLALTDLGAIAERRIDRILNPNLQEDHLPPFLAPESGLQSGYMIAQYTAAALLNECRSIGAASSDNTPVSGGQEDHVSMSSQSALNARRVLENVRRIVATEAVCATQAADYVGNAEDVDVLSPSADRAATAAALGRGTGALYEHVGQFVPPLEDDRVLDDELDAVADAIASGGIDSVVLPVLEAGDE from the coding sequence ATGACTGACGACGACAGCGGCCCCGTCGAACTCGACGGCCGATCGCTCACCCCCGAAGACGTCGTTGCCGTCGCTCGAGACGGCGTCCCCGTAACGATCACGGAAGACGCCCGCGAGCGCGTTCGCGTCTCCCGCGAGCGCGTCGAGGACGTGATCGAAAGTGGCGAACCCGTCTACGGCCTCAACACGGGCTTCGGCGAACTGGTCGACGAACGCATCCCGCCGGACCAGATCGAACGCCTCCAGACCAACCTCCTGCGGAGCCACGCCGCCGGCGCGGGCCGGGAGTGTACCCGCGAGGAGGTTCGGGCGATGATGGTCTCGCGGGTCAACGCGTTAGTCGCGGGCTACTCGGGCGTACGAGAGGTCGTCGTCGACCACCTCGTGACGCTGCTCAACGAGGACGTCCAGCCGGTCGTCCGCTCACGAGGGAGCCTCGGCGCCAGCGGCGACCTCGCGCCGCTCGCCCACCTCTCGCTGGTCCTCATCGGCGAGGGCGAAGCCATCCTCCGGGACGACGATGGACCGATGCGTGTCGACGGAGAGATGGCCCTCGAGGCGGTCGGTCTCGAGCCTCTGTCGCTCGCGCCGAAGGAGGGGCTGGCGCTGATCAACGGCACCCAGCTGACGGTCGGACTCGCGGCGATGCTCGTCGTCGACGGCGAGCGGTTGCTCCGGGCTTCGGACGCCGCGGGCGCGCTCACGACGGAGGTAACGCTGGGGACGACGGCTACGTCCGACGCGGCCATTCACGACGTGCGGCCCCACGTGGGCCAGCAACGAAGCGCCGCGGCGGTTCGCGCGCTGACGGCCGACAGCGACGTCGTCGAGGCTCACCGGAACTGTGACCGCGTCCAGGACGCCTACTCCCTGCGGTGTCTCCCGCAGGTCCACGGGGCCGTCCGCGACGCGTTCGCCCACCTCCGGGAAGCCGTGGCGGTCGAACTCAACAGCGCGACCGACAACCCGCTCGTCTTCTCGGCTGCAGACGCGGACGACCGCGCCTCCGGAACCGACCGCGCCGCCGTCATCTCCGGGGGGAATTTCCACGGCCAGCCGCTCGCGCTGCGCCTGGAGTACGCCCGCCTTGCACTGACCGACCTGGGGGCGATCGCCGAACGCCGGATCGATCGAATCCTCAACCCGAACCTCCAGGAGGACCACCTCCCGCCGTTTCTCGCCCCCGAGAGCGGCCTGCAGTCGGGCTACATGATCGCTCAGTACACCGCCGCCGCCCTCCTCAACGAGTGCCGGTCGATCGGCGCGGCCTCGAGCGACAACACGCCGGTCAGCGGCGGCCAGGAGGATCACGTCAGCATGAGTTCGCAGTCGGCGCTGAACGCCCGGCGCGTGCTCGAGAACGTCCGTCGGATCGTGGCGACCGAGGCGGTCTGTGCGACGCAGGCGGCCGACTACGTCGGCAACGCTGAGGACGTCGACGTCCTCTCGCCGTCGGCCGATCGGGCGGCGACGGCGGCCGCACTCGGGAGGGGAACTGGAGCGCTCTACGAACACGTCGGGCAGTTCGTCCCGCCGCTCGAGGACGACCGCGTGCTAGACGACGAACTCGACGCGGTCGCCGACGCCATCGCCTCCGGGGGGATCGATTCCGTAGTGCTTCCGGTGCTCGAGGCTGGGGACGAATAG
- the hutG gene encoding formimidoylglutamase: MTAFTSSAEWESPSSDPNDETFGDVVVAVALEHAEEYGAVLVGEPSDVAVIGRRGAREGPRAIRESMAGVKTHHFEAGPIGSSGVVGTSGSVDANGSVAPIGDLGDLELPDADVSTVQDRAEAAAQAVYETGARPVFLGGDNSLTVANVSPLLADGSVGVVSLDAHLDCREPIDGPSSGTPYYQLHERGLDAFAVVGARHFETSSTYARFVEEQDGTVITAETVRWDLETGATRALEAMTGVDRIFLSLDVDVLDAAFAPGVSAPTPGGLTTAELYALLSRIAADERVAGFEVVECAPPLDRGGMTSDAAARAVAHVLAGWST; this comes from the coding sequence GTGACAGCCTTCACCAGTTCGGCCGAGTGGGAGAGCCCCTCGAGCGACCCCAACGACGAGACGTTCGGCGACGTGGTCGTCGCGGTGGCACTCGAGCACGCGGAGGAGTACGGCGCCGTGCTGGTCGGGGAGCCCTCCGACGTCGCCGTCATCGGTCGTCGCGGCGCGCGTGAGGGGCCGCGAGCAATTCGGGAGTCGATGGCCGGCGTGAAGACCCATCACTTCGAGGCAGGCCCGATCGGATCGAGCGGGGTGGTAGGCACGAGCGGGTCAGTAGACGCGAACGGCTCGGTCGCCCCAATCGGTGACCTCGGCGACCTCGAACTTCCCGACGCCGACGTTTCGACCGTCCAGGACCGAGCGGAAGCGGCCGCCCAGGCCGTCTACGAAACCGGCGCTCGCCCCGTATTCCTGGGCGGCGACAACTCCCTGACCGTGGCGAACGTCTCGCCCTTGCTCGCTGACGGCTCGGTCGGCGTCGTCAGCCTCGACGCCCACCTCGACTGTCGCGAACCGATCGACGGTCCCTCGAGCGGCACGCCCTACTACCAGCTTCACGAGCGCGGCCTGGACGCCTTCGCCGTCGTCGGCGCGCGCCACTTCGAAACCTCGAGCACGTACGCACGGTTCGTCGAGGAACAGGACGGAACGGTCATCACCGCAGAAACCGTTCGCTGGGACCTCGAGACCGGGGCGACGCGGGCGCTCGAGGCGATGACCGGCGTCGATCGGATCTTCCTCAGCCTGGACGTCGACGTGCTCGACGCGGCGTTTGCGCCCGGCGTGAGCGCGCCCACGCCGGGCGGGCTGACGACGGCCGAGCTGTACGCGCTCCTCAGCCGAATCGCGGCCGACGAGCGCGTTGCCGGGTTCGAGGTGGTCGAGTGTGCGCCGCCGCTCGACCGCGGTGGGATGACGAGCGACGCGGCGGCTCGAGCCGTCGCGCACGTGCTCGCGGGGTGGTCGACGTGA
- a CDS encoding MTH865 family protein — protein sequence MADEDELREQFTEAFEGADYPISSPMDLVPALPNGPGTKFESGDFSMTAMELNTKLSGGDFPYENVDSFVDDVMEQLKEKDEI from the coding sequence ATGGCAGACGAAGACGAACTTCGCGAGCAGTTTACCGAGGCGTTCGAAGGCGCAGACTACCCCATCTCGAGCCCGATGGACCTCGTACCCGCCCTGCCGAACGGGCCGGGGACGAAGTTCGAGTCCGGTGACTTCTCGATGACGGCGATGGAACTGAACACGAAACTCTCGGGCGGTGACTTCCCCTACGAGAACGTCGACTCGTTCGTCGACGACGTTATGGAGCAGCTCAAGGAGAAGGACGAGATTTAA
- the hutU gene encoding urocanate hydratase, with protein MADSSSNIERDQDGTTEWEGIGEPSEQWRSYRGAPTGTDLECRGWRQEAAFRMLNNNLDPEVAEDAESLVVYGGTGRAARSWDAYDSICDQLRDLGDDETLLVQSGKPVGRFTTHERAPRVLIANSNLVGKWDDWEHFHELEARGKIMYGQMTAGSWAYIGTQGIIQGTYETLAELGRQHFPERDGLEGRIVVTAGLGGMGGAQPLAVTMNHGVCIAADVDETRIERRLETGYCQECVPDLETAIERAEDATEAGEAYSVAVHLNAADMLESMLERGFVPDVITDQTSAHDELEGYYPAGYSVEEADALRERDPETYVEESLATMERHVDGILELQERGAIAFEYGNNIRGQVQDYRRGANGGGGAGDGGESEKPWPLSGADSSDRQPFDFPGFVPAYVRPLFCEGKGPFRWAALSGDPADIHRTDDAVRELFPEKEHLARWIDLAQEHVEFQGLPSRVCWLGFSRDEDGLTERARFALRINDLVADGEISAPIVVTRDHLDAGSVASPNRETEAMADGTDAVADWPILNALLNCAAGADIVSVHDGGGVGIGNALHANNHVVLDGSDLAAEKARRVFTTDPGMGVVRHADAGYDEALEEAHESDVTIPMGGDER; from the coding sequence ATGGCAGACTCGTCTTCGAACATCGAACGCGACCAGGATGGGACGACCGAATGGGAGGGAATCGGCGAACCGAGCGAGCAATGGCGATCCTACCGGGGCGCGCCGACCGGCACCGACCTCGAGTGTCGCGGCTGGCGCCAGGAGGCCGCGTTCCGGATGCTCAACAACAACCTCGACCCCGAGGTAGCCGAGGACGCTGAGTCGCTCGTCGTCTACGGCGGCACTGGCCGGGCGGCCCGGTCGTGGGACGCCTACGATTCGATCTGTGACCAGTTGCGCGACCTCGGCGACGACGAGACGTTACTCGTCCAGAGCGGGAAACCCGTCGGCCGGTTCACGACCCACGAGCGCGCCCCGCGGGTGCTCATCGCGAACTCGAACCTGGTCGGCAAGTGGGACGACTGGGAGCACTTCCACGAACTCGAGGCCCGCGGGAAGATCATGTACGGGCAGATGACCGCCGGATCGTGGGCCTACATCGGGACCCAGGGGATCATCCAGGGCACCTACGAGACGCTGGCCGAACTCGGCCGACAGCACTTCCCCGAACGCGATGGCCTCGAGGGACGAATCGTCGTCACCGCCGGTCTCGGCGGGATGGGCGGCGCCCAGCCGCTGGCCGTGACGATGAACCACGGCGTCTGCATCGCCGCCGACGTCGACGAAACGCGGATCGAGCGCCGCCTCGAGACCGGCTACTGTCAGGAGTGCGTGCCCGACCTCGAGACGGCCATCGAGCGAGCAGAGGACGCTACCGAGGCTGGCGAGGCCTACAGCGTCGCCGTCCACCTGAACGCCGCCGACATGCTCGAGTCGATGCTCGAGCGCGGCTTCGTCCCGGACGTGATCACCGACCAGACGAGCGCCCACGACGAACTCGAGGGATACTACCCCGCCGGCTACTCGGTCGAGGAGGCCGACGCCCTGCGGGAGCGAGACCCCGAGACGTACGTCGAGGAGAGCCTCGCGACGATGGAGCGCCACGTCGACGGCATTCTCGAGTTACAGGAGCGGGGCGCCATCGCCTTCGAGTACGGGAACAACATTCGAGGGCAGGTCCAGGACTATCGACGTGGCGCGAACGGCGGTGGTGGCGCGGGCGACGGCGGCGAGAGCGAAAAACCGTGGCCCCTCTCGGGCGCCGACTCGAGCGACCGGCAGCCGTTCGACTTCCCTGGCTTCGTCCCCGCCTACGTCAGGCCGCTGTTCTGCGAGGGGAAGGGGCCCTTCCGCTGGGCAGCGCTTTCGGGCGACCCCGCCGACATCCACCGCACTGACGACGCGGTCCGCGAACTGTTCCCCGAGAAGGAACACCTCGCCCGGTGGATCGACCTCGCCCAGGAACACGTCGAGTTCCAGGGGCTCCCCTCCCGCGTCTGCTGGCTCGGGTTCAGCCGCGACGAGGATGGCCTCACCGAGCGCGCCCGGTTCGCCCTCCGGATCAACGACCTCGTCGCCGACGGCGAGATTTCGGCCCCGATCGTCGTCACGCGCGACCACCTCGACGCCGGGTCGGTCGCCAGCCCGAACCGGGAGACCGAGGCGATGGCCGACGGCACCGACGCGGTCGCCGACTGGCCGATCCTGAACGCCCTGCTGAACTGCGCCGCCGGTGCCGACATCGTTAGCGTCCACGACGGCGGCGGCGTCGGCATCGGGAACGCCCTCCACGCGAACAACCACGTCGTCCTCGACGGGAGCGACCTCGCCGCCGAGAAGGCCCGCCGCGTCTTCACCACGGACCCCGGCATGGGCGTCGTACGTCACGCCGACGCCGGTTACGACGAGGCGCTCGAGGAAGCCCACGAGTCGGACGTCACGATCCCGATGGGTGGTGACGAACGGTGA
- a CDS encoding DsrE family protein, whose product MPKTAIIVLAGTEAPSDLGRVVNALQTAKEFDDHGDEVELIFDGAGTQWVPELADEDHDYHALYDAVEQHAQVCSYCADAYDVDDEVEDEPVEEAAEFEGHPSVRSLVADGYEIITY is encoded by the coding sequence ATGCCAAAGACCGCGATCATCGTTCTCGCTGGCACCGAAGCACCGTCCGACCTCGGTCGCGTCGTCAACGCCCTCCAGACCGCCAAGGAGTTCGACGACCACGGCGACGAGGTCGAACTCATTTTCGACGGCGCGGGAACCCAGTGGGTCCCCGAACTCGCCGACGAGGACCACGACTACCACGCCCTCTACGACGCCGTCGAGCAGCACGCGCAGGTGTGTTCGTACTGCGCCGACGCCTACGACGTCGACGACGAGGTCGAGGACGAACCCGTCGAGGAGGCCGCCGAGTTCGAGGGGCATCCGAGCGTCCGATCCCTCGTCGCCGACGGCTACGAAATCATCACCTACTGA